In Bernardetia litoralis DSM 6794, the genomic window AGTTTGTGATTCTTTCATTTTTTATTATTTCAAAATTCTAAGGATTTTAAAAAATCCTTAGAATTTTTTGTTTTAAACAGAAGCTACTTCTGCACTTCTTTCAATTTTCTTTACAAGTCCTTGCAAAACTTTTCCTGCACCACATTCTATAAACTTCGTAACTCCGTCGTTGTGCATGTGTTTGATTGTTTGTGTCCAACGCACAGGCGCAGTCAGTTGAGCAATCAAATTTTCTTTAATTTTTGCAGGTTCTGTGTAAGGCTTTGCATCTACATTCTGATAAATTGGACAAGAAGGCGATTCAATATTCACTTCATTGATAGCAGCAGCAAGTTCTTCTCTAGCCGATTCCATCAAAGGCGAGTGAAAAGCACCACCTACATTGAGCATTAAAGCACGTTTTGCACCTGCTTGTTTCATTGCTTCACAAGCAAGTTCGACACCTTTGATCGAACCCGAAATTACAAGCTGCCCAGGACAATTATAGTTGGCAGGAACTACGATTTCATCTATTCCTTGACAAATTTTCTCAGCCGTTTCATCATCTAAAGCCAAAATAGC contains:
- the fabD gene encoding ACP S-malonyltransferase, whose product is MNAYIFPGQGSQFVGMGKELYETNETAKELFEKGNEILGFRITDLMFEGTPEDLKQTNVTQPAIFLHSVILAKVTEDFKPDAVAGHSLGEFSALVAAGALSFEDGLRLVKVRAETMQKACEKEPSTMAAILALDDETAEKICQGIDEIVVPANYNCPGQLVISGSIKGVELACEAMKQAGAKRALMLNVGGAFHSPLMESAREELAAAINEVNIESPSCPIYQNVDAKPYTEPAKIKENLIAQLTAPVRWTQTIKHMHNDGVTKFIECGAGKVLQGLVKKIERSAEVASV